A stretch of DNA from Acanthochromis polyacanthus isolate Apoly-LR-REF ecotype Palm Island chromosome 21, KAUST_Apoly_ChrSc, whole genome shotgun sequence:
CACGGTCAGTACTATGATCTGCTCCGGCTTTTTGAATATGGAGGCTTCCCCCCAGAAAGCAATTACCTGTTCCTGGGCGACTATGTAGACAGAGGGAAGCAGTCACTGGAGACTATCTGCCTGCTTCTAGCCTACAAGATCAAATACCCAGAGAACTTTTTCCTGCTGCGTGGCAACCATGAATGCGCCTCTATTAATCGAATCTACGGCTTTTATGATGAGTGTAAGTGGACACAGATCctgtaaattgaaaaaaaaaggtcatatcCGTGTTCTGGACTGTTGCATCAAATTTAAATTTCTCCTCTTATTTTGGCAGGTAAGCGACGGTATAACATTAAGCTGTGGAAAACCTTCACAGACTGCTTCAATTGTTTACCTGTGGCCGCCATTGTAGACGAGAAAATCTTCTGCTGTCACGGAGGTGGGCCTTGTTCACATATGATTTTAAGGTTATTAGATAATAAAAGCCAGACTAATATGCTCGTGCGTTTCCTGCGGTCTTCTTCTCCAGGTCTGTCTCCTGATCTTCAGTCGATGGAGCAAATCCGCAGAGTAATGCGACCCACAGACGTGCCTGACCAGGGTTTGTTGTGCGACCTGCTGTGGGCCGATCCAGACAAAGACGTGCTGGGCTGGGGGGAAAACGACCGCGGTGTCTCCTTCACATTCGGGGCAGATGTGGTGGCCAAATTTTTGCACAAACATGACATGGACCTAATATGCAGGGCACATCAGGTAAGGTTTACTAGTTATGTATGGATTAAAAACCAAGAAACCTTGGCTGTTTTTAGCTGAAGCTGTGTTTATGTGTCCTCTTGACTTTACACACAGTAGCCACTTTATGTTCTACCTCTGTAAAATGTAATACAGTCCAGTAAGAAAAGCTCAGTCGCCATAAATTCTACCATTATGAACATAATATTGTTCAGATTTGATTGACACTGTGAAGATGTATTCATTTAATTGTAAGTTTTATTACAGAGGTTGCAGTTTGCTGTGGTGATAAATAGAACTGCATTGTAATGAGAGGGCCTTCTGATAATTtgcttatttaaaaaacatgaagGAAGAAGAATATTAGAATCACGTTTCAGTATAACCCAGTCCAGTACAGGAGCACCACTAAAACAACCTTACAGACGCAAATGAATTAACGCTTCTCTGACGGCGTCGGCAGAAAATCGAACATTTTAATCCTACCTAATTAAGAATTTGTGTCAGGTGTTTTGTCTTGGATTTTGCCGGGTTATGCAGGTGTACCTAACATTTTGGCCACACTGAATACATAAACctatcagtgtttcctctaagATGTTTTTTCAGCAGCGGGCTCCCTGGGAAACAAATGACACTTGACTGCAGATTTTATCTTGATCTTGTACAACCTATTTAGTGAATGGCCAGGTGAAAATGGATTTTTATAGGCTGAGTAAATATTTGAACAAGTTCATCTGAAAACACAGTCAGCAGTTACATCATGGCGTGTAcatattagcttaatgctatcaaTTAGTTTACTCACGTTAGCGACACTGAGTTGGCACCAGGCCCAATTAACTTAAGCTAACGATGTGTTATGTAACGTTTACTGGCCATCAGTATTTTACGAATGTctgtttaacttgtaaaatctattatgagttatcttaagctaataactctTCTCCGGTACGTCGCTGCCCTGTTTTCCAAGATGAcactcctctgtctctctgatcTGGTGCCTGGGTGCTTGACGTGACGTCACtttcaaaaagaagaaatttgaAGCGGAGAcagctaggatttaggaatagCGACGCGCCACTCCTAAATGAGTGTAGAGGAAACGCTGCCTGTGTGAATTGTTTGCAGAGTTAATGTGCTGCAGGCTGTATGTTTTGACTTGTATCTTCAGTTTTTGTCCCCGGCACAGTGCTGTCGAACTTGTGATTTCCTCACTGAGTTTGTCTAATTTATGAGCAAATTAACATCAACGGACATCAGTAGACTTTGTAAAGGATAGAGTTACTAAGCAACCGTTAGTTGACAGTAGCACAACAAATGTTGACGGGGGATCAAGACCCCAAGGTTGAAGTCCTGTTTGGTTCATAGTAGTCATTTCCTGTATACTGTtagtttaaaaatgagactttaTGACCTTTTTCTGTGTAAAACGGCCACACATAACttatataaatattataaaagGAGGACTGGTCTGTTTTCCAGCCCTTGTGCTCTGCTCTCATT
This window harbors:
- the ppp1caa gene encoding protein phosphatase 1, catalytic subunit, alpha isozyme a; the protein is MAEPDKLNIDSIIQRLLEVKGSRPGKNVQLTENEIRGLCLKSREIFLSQPILLELEAPLKICGDVHGQYYDLLRLFEYGGFPPESNYLFLGDYVDRGKQSLETICLLLAYKIKYPENFFLLRGNHECASINRIYGFYDECKRRYNIKLWKTFTDCFNCLPVAAIVDEKIFCCHGGLSPDLQSMEQIRRVMRPTDVPDQGLLCDLLWADPDKDVLGWGENDRGVSFTFGADVVAKFLHKHDMDLICRAHQVVEDGYEFFAKRQLVTLFSAPNYCGEFDNAGAMMSVDETLMCSFQILKPADKKLYPYGGGGGMGSGRPVTPPRNSAKAAKSKK